aatatatttgtgtCCCTTATCTTACTCATTTAAAGATTCGAAAAGTAAAGCAAACAAAATGAGGGAAAAACAGGACACAACTCATGACTTTCAATCAAAGCATGAAGGAAGCAAGCAACAAGCCTTTTATGCTTTGTGGGTTTGGTATGATGGGGCTTTTTCTTGTTTATCCTTTTTGTGCATCTTCAATGAACTTGTGATAAGTTCAATGCAGAAATGTAAACTGTGGACCCGTTGCAGCTCTATCACTCATCACCATCCATAAATGGAGTAAAATGGAGTACGCAAGTTCCTAAGTAAACATGGGCTGCTTCAGTTCAATGTATTATCACCACTTGCATGCTTTTTCAAGCTATACTTCgttatttttatcatcattagcgctataaaattgttatttttgttcAGAATGTTGCATTTGCTTTATCAAAACGCTTGAATTGCTTTCTTTGTTTATCATTGAATTTcggatatatatttcttttaatcatgtagatgtgatttaaaatcaagaagatcaaaAAGTCAGTCCAATGCAAGAAGTATAGTTGAAAAGAAGGGTCATTTTGAAAGATTAAACTtcaattcaaatatattaagATTATCCCTTTTCAAATACAAAACATGGCGGTGAACCTAACTTTGTGTGTCTTTATCCAATTCTttatggaattaaaataaacaaattcgTAAGGGTCAACAAGAACAAAATAGTGAAGGAATTAAACTCCTGCATATACTCGAGAATTTCCCAAGTCAAAAAAGGCTGGCATTCTGTTCTGTCTTCCACCATGACCCATCTTCCAAGTTCCACGATTCCAATTTATCATCAACATGTTCCTATTGTTTACCCACCCACCAAGGGGCTGAAGAGCAAGAGGACTTGtctggaagaagagaaaaatccaaatctttTCTCCACTCAAAATGTCCCCTTTTTTCCTTCAGTTTTGGAGGTCCATCGCTGTTGCATAAGCACGCAAAATCACAATGATGATGGAAATATGAATCTGCACATGGTGGTCAATATTTCCCAAAAACAAGGGGAAGAAGCAAAAGGAGACAAAGGGAAATGAGTTAAAGAAACTCAGTTCTAATAGCCTCTCACATTTGATGCTCCTGGTATTGTGCATTTCTCAATAATCTTGGGAAAATATAAACATCtaaatattttccttatatACAAAATCCATGGAAATAAGAAGGTGAAAAAAGGGCAACAAggaacaaaaaaggaaaaaaaatgaaaaaaaagaagagaagcaGAGTAGTAAGATCAACTGCTCCAACTGATTGCAGCCAGGGGATCTACACAGCCGTAGAAGTCATTGACATCCCAAAAGACAAGCCGCAGAAAATGAAAGCCCAGAGCTTCATCAAAAATCATAATCTATGTCTGTAACATTCTGGGATTTTGAGTGCTTAATTAGCTGCTCTTGTTCGTCATACCGATCAAGGTTCTCACAAGGGGCAGGAAAGACCGTCCCTATCACCCGACCTTCAACATAGGCACACTGGAATATATGCTTCTTCTTGTATGTTATCCCCACTGACATATCCCGGAAAGTGACCTTCTTCACTGGAATTTCTTCACTCCCATGGATTCGAACAGGCACTCGAACTCCCTGGCCATGTACCCCAGTGAAACTTATGTCCTCAAGAATTGGGAGAGCCTTTGGATCAAAACCATCATCAGGGTGTTCATTATAGTCTGTTTTGATGACAATCCCAACTCTGACATTGTCAAATGTCAGATTTCTATAGTTTATGTGCTGAACATATCCACCTCTTCCTGGGCTGGTCTTGATCCGAACAGCACGCCTTGAGTTCCAAACAAGAAGGTTTTCCACTGTGACATTTGAGACACCACCAGACATTTCACTGCCTATTGATACACCAGCACTGTTGGATAAACCAGCCAACATACTCAGTTACAATCTTAAGATACACAATTTACTACATGCTACATCACCTATGGGGGGGGGATAGACTCATTGAAGACTATTCTGGGATAGTATTTTAAAGGCATTAGCCGGTTAGGAGATATGCAACATGTCTCAGACACCAgtcttcaaaaaataaaaaataaaaaaataaaaaggaagaataaaagaaaaaaaattcaaattagtcAAATTTTGTGCACCCAGAAATTTGGCCATATAACTGTAAGCCATGAGATTTGTGCCCAATATCCAGCCATATATCTATTCCCAGCATGCAACAATGCAAATACTCAAGCCCCCacaaacaaggaaaaaaaagaaggaataaAGTTAAAGGGCTTGCATGCATAGGCAGAGAAATGCCCAAGATTCATTGTTTGGGTGTGCAGATGCATAACAATCATGCACACAGAATGATGAAGGTTTGCAGAGCAGAAAGCATCATATGTAAAAGCTCTCACCTGACCATAGAGCGAATGACAAGGTTTCTGATGAGAATGTTTACTGAAGGTCGTCCATAGGCAACTCCATACTGATCCCAACCACTCTTTATTGCAATTCCATCATCTCCAACACTAATATAACAGTCTTCAATCACCATATCCTCACATGAATCTGTTTATGCAATAAAGATTGGTTGAAGTCACTGATActgaatataatataaataattaaggaaaaacatTCATGAACTTGGAAGTACTAGGGCAAATGCAATCACTGAAATAATATAGGGTACATGTTACCCTGACATCAGCAAAgtaataacttattttaaagaaaGAATTGGAATGTTGAACTACACTTCAAACAGACACCATTGTTTCTAACTCGTAATTGTCTTATAGTTCGTTTTATTTGGGACCAAACTGAGAATTTAATGGAGGTTATGCCTGCATACAGCTGAATGGGGAAAAAAAGATTCTTGTAGCTGGCTAAAACTAGTAGGGATTGTTAAGTCAACTTAGTTTGGGGCCTATCCAAGTGCCagaaatatataaatgaaaaataaaatcagtGTTTCATATCAATCAACCAGTGCACCATGCCTACTAAACAAACTCATGCCCAGGAACAGCAACCATTTAGTCCATCATagatttcatttataaaaaataagttagcGGAATGCACTTACCAGGATCTATTCCATCAGTGTTTGGAGCTTCAAATATGGGAGCCAAAATTGTAACATTTTTAATTGTCACATTCTTGCAGTCATATGGATGGAGTGTCCAAAACGGAGAATCGCGTAAAGTTATGTTGGAGATAACAATGTCGCTTGACCACATTATCTGAACAAGTGGACCCCTAGTGTGGTTGAGAAGCTTTTGGCGATACTTCTTCCACCAAGTTTGGCCCTGTCCATTTATGGTACCATTATGCCCTGTTGGTCAGTGATGACAGATAGAATCAGACAAAGTCAGCAACGAAGTAATCTTCAAGACAAAAAGTATGAAGGTATAGTGTCCAGCGTGGCTACAACCATTCCAAAACCTTAACCAGTCAAATGCATAGAACTTAGATAGCTAGTggtcaaggaaaaaaaatccccaTAGCAGGTAGAATTGTTTAATCAATCAGATTTGTACTCTATATCGCATCCACGAGATAATTGAATGATGAAATGATTGCACTAATTCAATGGTGATACATATCCACGATGAGGCATGGAAAGAAAGCAAGCGTCTTCTTTGCAGGAATCACTTGAGGCACAAAAGACTTGCAATAACAAATGTTTTAGtttatcaaaaaacaaatgttGCTGAGATCCATGATTAGGACTACTACCTCAGGTTTTAGCCTCTTCTTTCTAATCCTTCTCCCTCCCTCCAAGCACCTTCCCTCCAAGGAAAAGACCAGAGTTTTGTTGGAGTCCAAAAAAAGGAATAGATATATTTGCACCAATATTTACACTAACTTGAAACATTCTTTCAAACAACTTACTCTAGTAGGGACATGTACTGGGCATTCAAAGAATAGATTGGGCTTAGACCAGACCCAATACAAGTTATTAGTTCTAGGGAGGccataaactaaaaacaattttaaagataaaaacaaatGTGAATATTTTTTAGTCAACATCCAAGTCTACACTTTGGCCATTTAACAGGAATAGTACTTCAACTCAGTGGCAAAAGGAAGAAATATCTGACCTGTTATAACAACATCCTTAAGATTTTGACCATGAATCAAACTCCCATATCGAGCTCCACGATGCTCTCTCCCATACCCATATGAAGGCAAGGGAGGCATCAGTGGCCAATACTTCTCATCCTGTTAAATGTCACATAAGAAGAAAGAACCAAAATAAGCCAAACTTCGCTTATACGATAAATGCTAACACTAGTCATAATATGATAGTTTATTGAATATCTAATTTGTATGCCTCAATTTAGAAAACATGCAAGGTGTATCAACTCAACCAAGTCAAATTCAAGAGAAACCATACGTCAGAATTCTCAGTTTGGGACAATATACTGCATCATATAACTAACTATATATTATCCTACAGATATCTTGCATCCTGTGCAAGGTCTTCAACAATATGATACATATCAGGAGATGATATAGATGTTGCAATGTTCCAGTACAAGATAAATCACCAACTAAGAAAATCTAGAAAGTGATTGATATTTGGGAAATATAAGATCACATTGTTATATATCACAAATATAAAGTTGGCATCATCTAAAAGCATACAGACTCAACTTCATTTTGGACATATGTGACAATATATTGCAACATACAATGCCATAATGCCAAGCATAAAAGTTCTCAAACTCCCTTTTGTCTCTTTTTCTCCCTTCATTCTCATTTCTTCAGTTTTCTACTTTTGCCTGTAACCAACTTAATTTATCCTTTTGAAACTTAAAAGTTCGTTTCTACTTCAATGAATTTGTAACCTTTATGATGGATTGCCACCTTGAAAGTTCCCTTGTGGGATAATGggtttttaatttctaatagCTTGCCCATATCTTATATTTAAGCTTAATTTTTACTATTTAGAAGACCATTTTTTAGCTTAATGTCTGCCTGATGTGAATGAACTTCTATTATCAATTCACTACCATGAACTTATTACATATCATGTGTTTCTATAACAATCTTTACTTCACTAACTaaaggggaaaaagaagaaaagacgagggaaaaaaaattcaactaatTCAGAAATTCCAATGCATGGCTCTCTCAAATCAGCTAGATACCCTTTGCATCACACTAGCTGACAGATGTGCAGGTGCAAAAGTTTTTTTTCCTGTTGTCAGTCAGAGGCCTCAAGGGCCCTAGCATGAATGTTAACACTAAGTACAGCTATGTACTGATTAAATAACTATATGGCCAGTCAATAGACATTTTATGATGCCCAAAATCCACATTCATGCTTATGGTATTGATAAATAATCCAGTATGAGCTACATTAGAAACCAATTGCAACCATATGCTGATATCCAAGAACCAAAGTCAACAATTGAAAAGATCAAGAGGAGAATAGAGAGCCAAAACATCAGTTCATGGCAAATCAGTTCACATAATTCCAGCATTCctgtttaacaaaaaaaatcaatgctACTGAGGGTGGGGAagttgaaaaggaaaataaactaTCCTTTTTATGGGCAATGACAAGGGCATGGGACTACCAAACCGTAAGATTCCTATATCATCAAACATTTGGTTTCAAAATACCTCACCCCTTATTAGGGTGGATATCCACTAGCCTAAAGGATGGGCAAGTGAATGCCACAAAGATGCATTGTTTATTAAAGATCGGAAGTCCTTTTCTTCATTTAAATTTGTCGAGTTTGGTGCTGTTTTGATTGGGATCTCTCTTCATATGGGTAGTGTTTGGCACTCTGACGTTAGCCTTCTCAGATTTGGTGACCACTGATTAGCAATTCATTAACACTTAACAGTTCAAACTTCAAATCCTAAAATTTGGTAGATATAGTATATATTAGTTCCCCAAATGGTTTACTTATAATTCAAATCATAAAATACCAAATTGAAATCCTAACTTTAGACTAGTTAAGGTAGGTTTATTCACCTATTTAAGAGAAACTGCTTAATAATTAATAGTTGGTAGACTaaatgatgaggatgaatcttcaagatatatatcaagaaagagaattagtattagttgtaattaaagtaggattaatattacttggaattaaattatgatgaatatttgttggagtctaattaagattagctagttgagttataatataattagaatttgagtcatgataggttattagagtcctagtagtctttgaatgttataattagaattagaatcataataggttattagagtcctggtagactttggatttcttagagaagcttataaataggctaatcaatgtaaatcaaagggatgatttgatatgaataatattatattttctttcattgcgaggttgcaaccctcaatggtgagactccattgatttttttctaggtgagactcctagaaggccttagtgagactctaaggttttccattttttcttcattgtttcttctatctctctatttcttatcttacaATTTTCTCTactataaaatttattctttgttcatttccttacaccctaaaaataaaaccctcaCCTACCTACCCTTAAGGcaatgtttggttcccggaaaatacgaaagaaagaaaattgggaggaaaaatggaaggaaagaaaaagctaaggaaaggaatataaattttttcacttgtttggttattcatggaaaattcaaggaaaaaaaaagtcaaggaaaaatggaaggaaaacaaaatcaacaatttgTCTTAGATGATTatcaatttgttgaataataaaataaattttgtgctcttattttctaaaaatcagtTTTGCAAAACTATTGCAGAAACATATAACCAACCCACATCCTAACTCAAAACATTGCTCCTTACTCACAGGAATTTATGTGAAAATCAATACTTAGATAAACCAAATTCAATAATCTTAGAAATCACACACAAGCAACCAAATTTCCAACAAATTAACACTGCATTTATACGGACCTTTATACACCTTGCTAAAGGAATATACATCTATTATGCCCTCACTATTGCATTAATCCACAAGATGCCATTAATCCAATCACAAACTACACTAATCCATCCaggatatttaaaatttagtaaaGTATTTGAGACCGTTACCAATATACTTTCTAATTCTTCttgtaaaaacaaaaacactattttaagtaatttaacatctaaaattttgaatcaaaaaGATTTCTTTAATAAACAATTTATcataaagttttcaaataaaaaaaagaaaatttttaattttttcttcttcaattattatatttatttttttaattaaataaatattttttaaaactaatttggctacttttttttttaaactatacAAAATTACCATTTAAAAAACGTGGGAGTTAATTTACTTTGCTAACTAACTGCCAAATAGACGACGTAGTAACTGGCAATCAATAAAACAAGAAGCCGTGAGATTAACGACGTCGTTTTGCGAAACGTTGATCAATGAAATAAGTCTTGGAAAACCAGCGTCCATAGCAATCTCTGCTGCTGCAGACCAACTGACAGGGATCGACTGTTCCACGTGGCTATCAGATAATGCTTCAACCAGCATAGAAAGAGGGAGAAAGAGACAAAGGTTGAGTCCACAAAGGCCACGGGTTTGGTGGGAGGAACGGAAGGACGACAATGGTTGAAATCGGGAAGACGAAGCTTGACTCCGGGTGGCTCGTCGCTAGATCCACTGACATTCAACTCACTGGAACTTAGCTCACCACCACTCACCCTCCCGCTGGCCCCACCACCCCCTAGATGGACCAAATCTACGCCGCCGCAAAGGAGATCGCCTGCTTGAGGGCCAAGGTGGCAGAGCTGAAGGCTAGGGTGGAGAAGCTAACCAGGGAAGTGGGGAGAGGGAGGAGATGTTCGTGAAGACGATACCAGAGCCCGATAAAATTTTCCCCcacttttcccttctttttttctcttattttcctcattattttttaaggaaaatagtagggaaaatatcatgatattttctttaatattttcctttatattttttttccatcatattttccGTATCacccaaactaaagaaaataattttccacatgattttttttcctttcctttgcattttccgggaaccaaacttAGCCtaagtgtaggcaaccatcctagggttgtcctacgtCACTAAAACAATAGTATAGccctaaaattctaaaattttgaaaacaaagacAAATTCAATATCTAAAGTAagaattaatatatttgaaGCAATTTAGCAAACTAAAACTCCAAGACTTGAAAAGATAAATTCATAAGAAtgtaaaagttaaaattttcaaatccttgTTTCTCAAAATATCACTTGCTAGTCTTAAACATCACATTAGTGTATAGTTTCATTGTCCCTTTCTCAAATTCTTCTTGCCTACTtatcaaaaacaagaaaaaaaaaaagatcatgtTAAGTGAAAGTTCATATAGGATATACTTATTTAAGATTTCAAAAATCGATCTCAATTTTCAATTGTGCTTGCTAATTTATTTGTATTGGGAAGAGAATGcactaattaattcattaatacACTAATTCTAGATTCTCTTATGATCATATTGATTTAGTTATTCTATATTATGCTTCTTAATAGCAGAATCCACAATTCAAAAATCTTATATTCACAAAACCCAATGAACCGTTGAGGTATACAATCAAGCAGCTATCAATCCATATAGAATCAAGTTAATCTCATATCCTAAATTCAATCATTACTGGACATCCCTTGATTTACCAAagttatttcaaaattaaaagctCAATGCCAACAATCTCATATCACACTCCTGAATGTTTATCCTTCTCTTAACCGAACAATCATGAATAGTTGCTAAATTtctcttcaaaaaaatttacttgAATCATTGGTGGTAGGTTATTTCCTCAAGATGTTGTTCAAGTTCTTCATCAGATATGTGGCACCAATAGCCCTTATAATTTGCACAAGTATATTGCATGATCGGTACCATTCTTGTTGCCTTTGTGCTATACATAATCAACTAACTACCAAGATGAGGCATGTTTAGGTCCTTTGTCAATTAAAACTTGTCTATAGCTACCAACATGACAAGCTGTTCCAAGGAGGTAAACCAATTGGCAGAGAACAAAATGGTGTATCCTTTTGCCTTTCCATTCTCAGTACAAAATAGGCTAACCATAACCTCAAACTAATGAAACTCCAACAATGAGAAAGAAGCCAAGTTAAAATAAACCCATCACTCCTTTCACCAACCTATAATGACTCCAAAAGTTCCACCCAGTCAAATCCACGTCCTATTGTTCATCGACACAACCACACACCACACACCACAAGCCCACATTTCTATGCTccattccaaaaataaaatcacagaTTGAAGGATGCCTTCAAAAACTTCTCAACATTTGAAATGAAATCCATAGATCACATCGACCCACCATACAATCTACTCAAGGCCACCTAACCTAACCACTACATTAAACCATGAATGCCCAATTTTAAACTTCACATCCATCACTGGCATCTTAAATATGCAACTTCcacaataaacaaaaaaaacacccaaatcAATCTTTACCCAAAATCATCCCTTCCCAGAGCATTTAATCATTTAGGGCAGATCCTAATACAGGATTCAGCgaaaattttgaaaggaaaTGCCTCAAATAGCAGAACAGAACAAAACAATCACTATTTTCATAAGTGGTAACGCAGTGATATCAGAGAGTATCCCACTAAGTAAAACTAACCTGAATCCCAAGTATAACAGCATCTTGGTCAAGGAACAGAGTCATGTGGCTAGTGAGATTAAAAGGCGCAGTGAGCCAATTTCCAGCGGGCACATTGAGCTGACCACCGCCCTTCTTCCCCAACTTCGAAATCGCCGAGATTGCCCTCTCAAAAGCTTCTGTATTCACCGTCACGCTGTCGCCAACCCCTCCAAAATCAGTCAAATTGTACACCGCCGGCCTCAGCCTCGGCAACGGCCTCGCCGGAGCCCTCCTGAAAGTCAATAACCCTTCGACAATGTTGCGCTGCCATACGAACACTGACGCGAATGCAGCGATCCAGAGAATCGTGAAAAGGGTTCGGTGCGACGACAAGAAAGCCGGAATCCATCGCTTCAGGTCGGGGCGGTGGTGGTTGAAGTGGAACCTCCCAAACGACGCCGTTTCGACCATTCTCCTTCTATAGCTGATCAATAGAGAGTGGAGATCAAGGGTATGGAGTAAGtcagttaaaaaaaatcaaataattttcccgAGATGTGATgagatgattgcatttgaagaaGATGGGTATAAGAGAGTCCTGAACCGTTTGCAAAACTTCACTTCTTGAACAGAGTGATACGGTAACAGCAGGTTTTATAGTAAATCCATAATACCCACGTCATCTTCCACCACGTAGGGAGTAGACGCCAATGAAATGGACCATACACCTAATTATCAGGGGCACATCCCAAAAAATATTgcccattttaaaaatttaaactgcattttgataaaaatataaattatttttatcttgaaatttaaatttttgatgTGCATTTGAAGCAaggaaatgttttcaaaaaaatttgttaagaaAACAGAAGTAAGGGTTACCTCCATTGTTGTAAGTGGGATGTCTCTGTTACGGCGCTGTGAAGGAAGCCTGGGAAGACAGCGAGTAGGTGAACTTACGCAAGGAATTAGGATCCAGTGGATTGGGGGAGTAGGGTTGTTAAGCAACAACCATCGGGCCATGGTGGGTCAGATGGTCGGATGATGATTTGGGTTCAACCCCTCCACTTC
Above is a window of Vitis vinifera cultivar Pinot Noir 40024 chromosome 11, ASM3070453v1 DNA encoding:
- the LOC100249126 gene encoding probable polygalacturonase; protein product: MVETASFGRFHFNHHRPDLKRWIPAFLSSHRTLFTILWIAAFASVFVWQRNIVEGLLTFRRAPARPLPRLRPAVYNLTDFGGVGDSVTVNTEAFERAISAISKLGKKGGGQLNVPAGNWLTAPFNLTSHMTLFLDQDAVILGIQDEKYWPLMPPLPSYGYGREHRGARYGSLIHGQNLKDVVITGHNGTINGQGQTWWKKYRQKLLNHTRGPLVQIMWSSDIVISNITLRDSPFWTLHPYDCKNVTIKNVTILAPIFEAPNTDGIDPDSCEDMVIEDCYISVGDDGIAIKSGWDQYGVAYGRPSVNILIRNLVIRSMVSAGVSIGSEMSGGVSNVTVENLLVWNSRRAVRIKTSPGRGGYVQHINYRNLTFDNVRVGIVIKTDYNEHPDDGFDPKALPILEDISFTGVHGQGVRVPVRIHGSEEIPVKKVTFRDMSVGITYKKKHIFQCAYVEGRVIGTVFPAPCENLDRYDEQEQLIKHSKSQNVTDIDYDF